The following proteins are co-located in the Frigidibacter mobilis genome:
- a CDS encoding sarcosine oxidase subunit gamma — protein sequence MASLIDKSPCEDLLPVITAGAQLAEAQPGPVTSVAPFKGRQAAVARALAAGGLGWPEVGRAVVAPAGRCLWAGRGVAFVTGLVPQGLEDLAALTDQSDGWAVLRLEGAQASAVLARLCPLDLRAAVFAPGHVARAPLGHMPAILHRTGAEAFEIWVFRSMAGTAVHELAVAMQGVAARG from the coding sequence GTGGCTAGCCTCATCGACAAATCCCCTTGCGAGGATCTGCTGCCGGTCATCACCGCCGGTGCGCAACTGGCCGAGGCGCAGCCCGGCCCCGTCACCTCTGTCGCGCCGTTCAAGGGCCGGCAGGCGGCAGTGGCGCGGGCGCTGGCGGCGGGCGGGCTTGGCTGGCCCGAGGTGGGCCGCGCGGTGGTGGCGCCGGCAGGCCGGTGCCTCTGGGCCGGGCGCGGCGTGGCCTTCGTCACCGGCCTGGTGCCGCAGGGGCTGGAGGATCTGGCGGCGCTGACCGACCAGTCCGATGGCTGGGCGGTGCTGCGGCTGGAAGGGGCGCAGGCATCGGCCGTGCTGGCGCGGCTCTGCCCGCTGGACCTGCGGGCGGCGGTGTTCGCGCCCGGTCATGTGGCACGCGCGCCGCTGGGGCATATGCCGGCGATCCTGCACCGCACGGGGGCGGAAGCCTTTGAAATCTGGGTGTTCCGCTCGATGGCGGGCACGGCGGTGCATGAGCTGGCGGTGGCGATGCAGGGGGTCGCGGCGCGGGGCTGA